ATGGTGCTGGCCAGCCTGGCCGCCGGCCTGGCCGGGCAGCGCCCCGAAGGCAGCCTCACCACTTAACCCTGAAGACAGAGGCGAGTCGAGCACGTCCTGCAGGCAATTATCGCTATCATGGCTGACCTTTTAGCCATACAGGACACACCATGCTAGACCTGGGACAGGTGCGCTGCTTTGTTGCCGCAGCGACCGAACTGAATTTCCGGCGCGCTGCAGCGCTGCTGAACATGACGCAACCGCCGCTGTCGCGGCAGATACAGCTGCTCGAGCACAGCCTCGGCGTGGAACTGTTCGACCGCGTGGGCCGCACCGTCAAGCTCACCACGGAAGGCCGCATTTTCCTGATCGACGCCGCCCGCTTGCTGAACCTGGCGGAGCAGGCGGAAAGCACGGTGCGGCGCGCCAGCAAGGGCAAGACCGGCCGCGTGCGCATCGGCTTTACGGGGGCGGCCGGCTACGAGCTGATACCGGGCTTGCTGGCAGTGGCCCGGCAGGAGTTGCCCGATATCGACGTGGTGCTGCTGGAACTGATTTCGGTGGCGCAGATCGAGGCGTTTTATGCCAACACCATCGATCTCGGCTTCATGCGCCCGGTGTCGTCGCGCCAGCAGCTGGACATGATGCTGGTGGAAGAAGAGGCGCTGGTGGTGGCTTTGCCCAAGGGACATCCGCTGTGTGCCTCGGCCACCATCGCCTTGAAGCAATTGAAAGACCAACCGTTCATCATGCACTCGCCCGTGCATGGCAAGTATTTTTACGACCGGCTGATGGGCATTTTTTCCAGCAACGATGTACACGTGCACATCACGCAGTACCTCGACCAGAGTCCCACCATCCTGTCGATGGTGCGGGCCGGCCTGGGATTGTCGATCTTGCCGGCCTCGGCGCAGCGCTTCCATTACGACAATGTCGAATTCCGGCACTTGAGCGACGTGGTGGCGCCCGCCGAGATGAGCATGGCCTGGCGACCGGACCAGGAAAATCCCGCCGTCACCGCGTTCCGGCTCCTGGCAATCGACTACTTTGCCAAACAACAGCGCGAGGGGGGCGACCATAACTACTAGAGGAGACACATGAAACAACGGAATTTCGCAACACCCCTGGTCACCGCCATGGCGCTGGCCTTAGCCGCCGCCGCACCGGTCCACGCGCAATCGAACGTCACCATTTACGGCATCGCCGATGTCGGCATCGTCGGCGAACGCGGCGGCGC
This is a stretch of genomic DNA from Duganella zoogloeoides. It encodes these proteins:
- a CDS encoding LysR family transcriptional regulator → MLDLGQVRCFVAAATELNFRRAAALLNMTQPPLSRQIQLLEHSLGVELFDRVGRTVKLTTEGRIFLIDAARLLNLAEQAESTVRRASKGKTGRVRIGFTGAAGYELIPGLLAVARQELPDIDVVLLELISVAQIEAFYANTIDLGFMRPVSSRQQLDMMLVEEEALVVALPKGHPLCASATIALKQLKDQPFIMHSPVHGKYFYDRLMGIFSSNDVHVHITQYLDQSPTILSMVRAGLGLSILPASAQRFHYDNVEFRHLSDVVAPAEMSMAWRPDQENPAVTAFRLLAIDYFAKQQREGGDHNY